A single Nisaea sp. DNA region contains:
- a CDS encoding ABC transporter permease, whose protein sequence is MSIAPFHFHLLSRRRHSLFARLVRNGSAAASLTLLASLLLACFSAPLIGAIFDINATSIDLFNISAAPSAAHPLGTDEIGRDLLMRLLDGGQVSLTVGIAAALSATAIGTVAGLIAGYRGGIADAVLMRLADGVISLPLLPLLIVLAAIDPAKVGLPPELVKSESFSLYRIIAIIALVGWTTTARLVRGTILSLRERDFIEAARAQGLPTSRILFRHLLPNAASPILVAMTLTVGNVILFESVLSFLGLGIQPPIPSWGNMLTGAQDLISAAPMLAIWPGLLIFAAVIAFNFLGDGLQDALNPRARNRRGR, encoded by the coding sequence AACGGCTCTGCTGCTGCCAGCCTGACCCTGCTCGCAAGCCTGCTGCTTGCCTGTTTCAGCGCGCCATTGATCGGCGCCATTTTCGACATCAACGCCACATCCATCGACCTCTTCAATATCTCCGCGGCTCCGTCCGCCGCCCATCCGCTCGGTACGGACGAGATCGGCCGGGATCTGCTGATGCGGCTGCTCGACGGCGGCCAGGTGTCGTTGACGGTCGGGATCGCCGCCGCACTGAGCGCCACCGCCATCGGCACAGTGGCCGGGCTGATCGCGGGCTATCGCGGCGGCATTGCTGACGCCGTGCTGATGCGGCTCGCCGACGGGGTAATTTCCCTGCCCTTACTGCCGCTGCTGATCGTGCTTGCGGCCATAGATCCGGCGAAGGTCGGCTTGCCGCCGGAGTTGGTGAAGTCGGAGAGTTTCAGCCTGTACCGGATCATCGCCATTATCGCCCTTGTCGGCTGGACCACGACGGCGCGGCTGGTGCGCGGCACGATCCTCAGCCTACGGGAACGGGATTTCATCGAGGCTGCCCGTGCCCAGGGTCTGCCAACATCCCGTATCCTGTTCCGCCATCTGCTGCCGAACGCGGCATCGCCCATTCTGGTCGCCATGACCCTGACCGTCGGCAACGTGATTCTGTTCGAAAGCGTGCTCAGCTTCCTCGGCCTCGGTATCCAGCCGCCCATCCCGAGCTGGGGGAATATGCTGACCGGCGCGCAGGACCTGATCTCAGCCGCTCCCATGCTCGCCATCTGGCCAGGCCTGCTGATTTTCGCCGCCGTCATCGCCTTCAATTTCCTCGGCGACGGACTCCAGGACGCACTAAATCCGCGGGCCCGGAACAGACGCGGAAGATGA